In Streptococcus oralis, a single window of DNA contains:
- the trpX gene encoding tryptophan ABC transporter substrate-binding protein, producing MKNKRLIGIIAGLAVLVMASLIYSSMNKPAAKVEQKVAKVGVLQFVSHPSLDLIYQGIQDGLAEEGYKDDQVKIDFMNSEGDQSKVATMSKQLVANGNDLVVGIATPAAQGLASATKDLPVIMAAVTDPIGANLVKDLKKPGGNITGVSDHNPAEQQVELIKALTPDVKTIGALYSSSEDNSKSQVEEFKAYAEKAGLKVETFAVPSTNEIASTVNVMTSKVDAIWVPIDNTIASAFPTVVSSDQTAKKPIYPSATAMVEAGGLASVVVDQHDLGVATGKMIAKVLKGEKPADTPVNVFSTGKSVINKKLAQELGITIPESVLKEAGQVIE from the coding sequence ATGAAAAATAAACGATTGATTGGAATTATTGCTGGATTAGCAGTATTGGTAATGGCTAGCTTGATTTATTCATCTATGAACAAGCCAGCAGCGAAGGTGGAGCAAAAGGTTGCTAAGGTTGGTGTTCTTCAATTTGTTAGTCACCCATCCTTGGACTTGATTTATCAAGGAATTCAAGATGGACTAGCTGAAGAAGGCTATAAGGACGACCAGGTAAAAATCGACTTTATGAACTCTGAAGGTGACCAGAGTAAGGTTGCAACCATGAGTAAACAATTGGTGGCAAACGGGAACGACCTTGTCGTTGGGATTGCAACACCAGCTGCTCAAGGACTTGCAAGTGCTACAAAAGATCTACCTGTTATCATGGCGGCTGTAACGGATCCAATCGGTGCTAACTTAGTCAAAGATTTGAAAAAACCAGGTGGCAACATTACAGGAGTATCAGACCACAACCCAGCAGAACAACAAGTGGAATTGATTAAAGCTTTGACACCTGATGTCAAAACAATCGGAGCCCTCTACTCAAGTAGCGAAGATAACTCAAAATCACAAGTTGAGGAATTCAAGGCTTATGCTGAAAAAGCAGGTTTGAAAGTCGAAACCTTTGCTGTTCCTTCCACTAACGAAATTGCTTCAACAGTTAATGTTATGACAAGCAAGGTCGATGCAATCTGGGTTCCAATTGACAACACCATCGCATCAGCCTTCCCAACAGTTGTATCAAGCGACCAAACAGCTAAAAAACCAATCTACCCAAGCGCAACTGCCATGGTAGAAGCAGGTGGATTAGCATCTGTAGTAGTTGACCAACACGATCTTGGAGTGGCTACTGGTAAAATGATTGCCAAAGTTTTGAAAGGTGAAAAACCAGCTGATACTCCAGTTAATGTCTTCTCAACTGGTAAATCGGTTATCAACAAAAAACTAGCGCAGGAACTTGGTATCACCATTCCTGAGTCTGTTCTAAAAGAAGCAGGACAAGTGATTGAATAA
- a CDS encoding ABC transporter permease: MIVSIISQGMVWAILGLGIFMTFRILNFPDMTTEGSFPLGGAVAVTLITQGVNPFLATLAAVGAGCLAGMATGLLYTKGKIPTLLSGILVMTSCHSIMLMIMGRANLGLLGTKQIQDVLPFDSDLNQLLTGLIFVALVIGLMLFFLDTKLGQAYIATGDNPDMARSFGINTGRMELMGLVLSNGIIALAGALIAQQEGYADVSRGIGVIVVGLASLIIGEVLFKSLTLAERLMTIVVGSIAYQFLVWGVIALGFNTSYLRLYSALILAVCLMIPTFKSKYLKGVKFSK, from the coding sequence ATGATAGTATCCATTATTTCTCAGGGGATGGTCTGGGCGATTTTAGGTTTGGGAATCTTTATGACTTTTCGAATTTTGAATTTCCCTGATATGACTACTGAAGGTTCTTTTCCTCTTGGGGGAGCAGTAGCTGTAACCTTGATAACACAGGGAGTCAATCCATTTTTAGCGACCTTAGCTGCAGTAGGAGCAGGTTGTCTAGCTGGTATGGCGACAGGTCTCTTATATACCAAAGGAAAAATTCCAACCCTCTTATCAGGGATTTTAGTCATGACTTCCTGCCATTCCATCATGCTTATGATAATGGGGCGTGCCAATCTGGGGCTTCTTGGAACCAAACAAATTCAGGATGTCTTGCCTTTTGATTCAGATCTTAACCAACTCCTGACTGGATTAATCTTTGTAGCTCTTGTTATTGGTCTCATGCTCTTTTTCCTAGATACCAAACTAGGTCAGGCCTACATCGCTACAGGTGACAATCCCGATATGGCTCGTAGCTTTGGTATCAATACGGGGCGTATGGAACTCATGGGCTTGGTTCTCTCAAATGGGATTATCGCGCTTGCAGGAGCCTTAATTGCTCAACAAGAAGGATATGCAGATGTTTCTCGAGGAATTGGAGTGATTGTCGTAGGGCTTGCTAGCTTGATTATTGGTGAGGTTTTGTTTAAGAGTTTGACCCTGGCAGAGCGACTCATGACCATCGTTGTGGGGTCTATTGCTTATCAGTTCCTCGTCTGGGGAGTGATTGCTCTTGGGTTTAATACAAGTTATCTTCGTTTGTACAGCGCCTTGATTTTGGCAGTTTGTCTCATGATTCCAACCTTCAAAAGCAAATACCTGAAAGGAGTCAAGTTTAGCAAATGA
- a CDS encoding ABC transporter ATP-binding protein: protein MTAIVELKNATKVITNGFDEEKIILNDVSLEIFEHDFITILGGNGAGKSTLFNTIAGTLPLTSGSIRIMGEDVTHFSPEKRAKYLSRVFQDPKMGTAPRMTVAENLLIAKFRGEKRGLLPRRLSSHREEFQTTIEKVGNGLEKHLDTPIEFLSGGQRQALSLLMATLKRPELLLLDEHTAALDPKTSVALMELTDDFVSKDHLTALMITHHMEDALKYGNRLIVMKEGRIIQDLNKEEKAKMKISDYYQLFE from the coding sequence ATGACAGCAATTGTAGAATTAAAAAATGCTACCAAAGTCATCACGAATGGCTTTGATGAGGAAAAAATCATTCTGAATGATGTTTCTCTTGAAATTTTCGAACATGATTTCATTACCATCCTAGGGGGAAATGGAGCAGGGAAGTCAACGCTTTTTAACACGATTGCAGGTACCTTACCTTTAACAAGTGGAAGTATCCGTATCATGGGCGAGGATGTGACGCATTTTTCACCTGAAAAGCGGGCTAAGTACTTGTCTCGTGTCTTTCAAGATCCTAAGATGGGGACGGCTCCCCGTATGACGGTGGCGGAAAATCTCTTAATTGCCAAGTTTCGTGGTGAGAAGAGAGGACTCCTTCCTAGGAGACTTTCAAGCCATAGAGAAGAGTTCCAGACTACCATTGAAAAGGTTGGAAATGGTCTTGAAAAACATCTGGACACTCCTATTGAATTTCTATCAGGTGGTCAACGTCAGGCCTTGAGTCTCTTGATGGCAACCTTGAAGCGACCAGAGTTGCTCTTGTTGGATGAACACACAGCAGCTCTCGACCCAAAGACCAGTGTTGCTTTGATGGAGTTAACAGATGACTTTGTCAGTAAGGATCATCTGACAGCCTTGATGATTACCCACCATATGGAAGATGCACTGAAGTATGGCAATCGTCTGATTGTCATGAAGGAAGGTCGTATTATCCAAGACCTCAATAAAGAAGAAAAAGCTAAGATGAAAATTTCAGACTACTATCAATTATTTGAATAG
- the dnaG gene encoding DNA primase — translation MVDKQVIEEIKNNANIVEVIGDVISLQKAGRNYLGLCPFHGEKTPSFNVVEDKQFYHCFGCGRSGDVFKFIEEYQGVSFMEAVQLLGERVGIQLAMPVQSRPQQASPHQALYDMHEEAARFYHAILMTTKMGEEARAYLYKRGLTDDVLKHFQIGLAPAERTYLYQRLADKFEEKDLLDSGLFYLSDGNQFYDTFFGRIIFPLTNDKGQVIAFSGRIWQETDSQTAKYKNSRSTAIFNKSYELYHLDKAKKGTGKITELYLMEGFMDVIAAYRAGIENAVASMGTALSKEHVDHLKRFTKKIVLSYDGDKAGQAATAKALEELKDFSVEVVRVPDAMDPDEYLQKNSAEDLAYLLTKTRISPIEFYIHQLKPDNSDNLQAQIEFIEKIAPLIAKEKSITAQNSYIHILADNLPSFDYQQVEQIVNESRIVQRQERVKEEQPPAAISLPVTRQLTAVMRAEAHLLYRMAENPVVLNDYRLREDFFFDTPEFQILYELLSEQGEIGSEELSHQTPEVENAWYHVLSLDLPAEMSPQELMEVEATRNRALLSKDNLRIKKKVQEASHVGDTDTALEELQRLISQKRRME, via the coding sequence ATGGTTGACAAGCAAGTCATTGAAGAAATCAAAAACAATGCCAACATTGTGGAAGTCATAGGTGATGTGATTTCTTTACAGAAGGCTGGACGGAACTATTTAGGGCTCTGTCCTTTTCATGGTGAAAAGACCCCCTCTTTCAACGTAGTTGAGGACAAGCAGTTTTATCACTGTTTTGGCTGTGGTCGTTCAGGAGATGTCTTTAAGTTTATCGAAGAATACCAAGGCGTGTCCTTTATGGAAGCCGTTCAACTCTTAGGAGAGCGCGTCGGTATTCAACTAGCTATGCCTGTTCAGTCTCGTCCCCAACAAGCTTCCCCTCATCAAGCTCTATATGATATGCATGAAGAAGCTGCCCGTTTTTACCATGCCATCCTCATGACGACAAAGATGGGAGAAGAAGCAAGGGCTTATCTCTACAAACGCGGATTGACAGACGATGTTCTGAAGCACTTCCAGATTGGACTAGCTCCAGCAGAGAGAACTTATCTCTATCAACGTTTGGCTGACAAGTTTGAGGAAAAGGATTTATTGGATTCGGGCTTGTTTTATCTGTCAGATGGTAATCAATTTTATGATACTTTTTTTGGACGGATCATCTTTCCTTTGACTAATGACAAGGGGCAGGTTATTGCATTTTCAGGTCGTATCTGGCAAGAAACGGACAGTCAGACTGCCAAATATAAAAATAGTCGCTCGACTGCAATTTTTAACAAGAGTTACGAATTGTATCATTTGGACAAGGCAAAAAAGGGAACAGGTAAGATTACAGAGCTCTATCTGATGGAAGGTTTCATGGATGTGATCGCGGCCTACCGTGCTGGTATAGAAAATGCTGTAGCTTCCATGGGGACAGCGCTGAGCAAGGAGCATGTTGACCACCTCAAACGCTTTACCAAAAAAATTGTTCTCAGCTATGATGGCGACAAGGCAGGGCAGGCAGCGACAGCCAAAGCTCTGGAAGAATTAAAAGATTTCTCAGTTGAGGTTGTTCGAGTACCTGATGCCATGGACCCAGATGAGTATTTGCAAAAGAATTCTGCTGAAGACCTGGCTTACCTTTTAACCAAGACTCGGATCAGTCCTATAGAGTTCTATATACACCAGCTCAAGCCTGATAATAGTGATAACTTACAGGCGCAAATTGAGTTCATTGAAAAGATTGCGCCCCTAATCGCCAAGGAAAAGTCTATCACTGCCCAGAATTCCTACATCCACATTCTAGCGGATAATCTACCTTCTTTTGATTACCAGCAGGTGGAGCAGATTGTAAATGAAAGTCGGATTGTCCAAAGGCAGGAAAGAGTCAAAGAGGAGCAACCTCCAGCAGCGATTAGTTTACCTGTAACGCGACAACTGACAGCAGTCATGAGAGCAGAGGCTCATCTCCTCTATAGGATGGCTGAGAATCCAGTTGTTCTAAATGACTACCGATTAAGAGAAGATTTTTTCTTTGATACCCCAGAATTTCAAATTCTTTACGAATTATTAAGTGAGCAGGGAGAAATCGGCTCAGAGGAGCTTTCTCATCAGACGCCTGAGGTTGAAAATGCTTGGTACCACGTGCTTAGCTTGGATTTGCCAGCTGAGATGTCGCCTCAAGAGCTAATGGAAGTCGAAGCGACTCGAAACCGTGCCCTCCTCAGCAAGGACAACTTACGAATTAAAAAGAAAGTGCAGGAAGCTAGTCATGTAGGAGATACAGACACAGCCTTGGAAGAATTGCAACGATTGATTTCCCAAAAGAGAAGAATGGAGTAA
- the rpoD gene encoding RNA polymerase sigma factor RpoD encodes MATKQKEVTTFDVQVADFIRNHKKTGTATDDEINSSLVIPFALDADGIEDLLQRIQDAGISITDNEGNPSARVLSAEEEPELSDEDLIGSTSAKVNDPVRMYLKEIGVVPLLTNEEEKELALAVEAGDIEAKQRLAEANLRLVVSIAKRYVGRGMQFLDLIQEGNMGLMKAVDKFDYSKGFKFSTYATWWIRQAITRAIADQARTIRIPVHMVETINKLVREQRNLLQELGQDPTPEQIAERMDMTPDKVREILKIAQEPVSLETPIGEEDDSHLGDFIEDEVIENPVDYTTRIVLREQLDEVLDTLTDREENVLRLRFGLDDGKMRTLEDVGKVFNVTRERIRQIEAKALRKLRQPSRSKPLRDFIED; translated from the coding sequence ATGGCAACAAAACAAAAAGAAGTAACGACATTTGATGTGCAAGTAGCAGACTTTATCCGTAACCACAAAAAAACAGGAACAGCAACAGATGACGAAATCAATTCAAGTCTGGTTATTCCGTTTGCCCTTGATGCAGACGGCATTGAAGACCTTTTGCAACGGATTCAGGATGCTGGAATTTCTATCACAGATAACGAAGGAAATCCAAGCGCGCGTGTTCTTAGTGCAGAAGAAGAGCCAGAACTCAGTGATGAGGACTTGATTGGCTCAACTTCAGCCAAGGTTAATGACCCAGTCCGTATGTATTTGAAGGAAATCGGGGTTGTTCCTCTCTTGACTAACGAAGAGGAAAAAGAATTGGCCCTAGCTGTTGAGGCAGGTGATATCGAAGCCAAACAACGCCTTGCAGAAGCCAACCTTCGTTTGGTAGTTTCGATTGCGAAGCGCTACGTAGGGCGTGGCATGCAGTTTCTTGACTTGATTCAAGAAGGAAACATGGGCTTGATGAAGGCCGTGGACAAGTTTGACTACTCTAAAGGATTCAAGTTTTCAACTTACGCAACTTGGTGGATTCGTCAGGCAATTACTCGTGCCATTGCTGATCAGGCTCGTACCATTCGTATTCCTGTTCACATGGTCGAAACCATTAACAAGCTTGTCCGTGAACAGCGAAATCTTCTTCAAGAATTGGGTCAAGATCCGACACCTGAACAAATCGCTGAGCGTATGGATATGACACCTGACAAGGTCCGTGAAATCCTAAAGATTGCCCAAGAACCAGTATCACTTGAAACACCGATCGGTGAAGAGGACGACAGCCATCTTGGGGACTTTATCGAAGACGAAGTGATTGAAAATCCAGTAGACTACACAACTCGAATCGTTTTGCGTGAGCAGTTGGATGAAGTCTTGGATACTCTTACAGACCGTGAAGAAAACGTTCTGCGTCTTCGTTTCGGTTTGGACGATGGGAAAATGCGTACTCTTGAAGATGTTGGTAAAGTCTTTAACGTGACTCGTGAGCGTATCCGTCAGATTGAGGCCAAGGCTTTGAGAAAATTGCGTCAACCAAGTCGCAGCAAACCCCTTCGTGATTTTATTGAAGACTAA
- a CDS encoding metal-sulfur cluster assembly factor — protein MAYTEEQIETIKTRILNALEEVIDPELGIDIVNLGLIYEIRFDGETGHTEIDMTLTTMGCPLADLLTDQIHDAMTDVPEVTNTEVKLVWYPAWTVEKMSRYARIALGIK, from the coding sequence ATGGCTTATACAGAAGAGCAAATCGAAACGATCAAAACACGCATTTTAAATGCTTTGGAAGAAGTCATCGACCCTGAGTTGGGGATTGATATTGTCAACCTAGGTTTGATTTATGAAATTCGTTTTGATGGTGAAACAGGTCACACTGAAATTGATATGACCTTGACAACTATGGGCTGCCCACTGGCTGACCTTTTGACAGACCAGATACATGATGCGATGACAGATGTGCCTGAGGTAACTAATACCGAAGTTAAATTGGTCTGGTATCCAGCTTGGACAGTTGAAAAAATGAGCCGATACGCGCGTATCGCCCTAGGAATTAAATAA